Proteins from a genomic interval of Triplophysa dalaica isolate WHDGS20190420 chromosome 13, ASM1584641v1, whole genome shotgun sequence:
- the cdh2 gene encoding cadherin-2, whose amino-acid sequence MYRSGGVMLALLAAMQVAIQGTGAMLCQPGFAEKEYNVVMGDVIVEGQVLLKVDFVDCGRGSGLRFESGDPADFRIEADGTVFAARTLLLSDRKGRGLEIEAKDGKSQEQWLVHVNFTQANQLPVIVFPKHSVVVKGDGSVNRMKRDWVIPPVNVLENSRKQFPEELVKIQSDRDKTNTLRYSVTGPGADQNPNGLFIIDAISGTLSVTKPLDREHIPNFHLRAHAVDINGNQMENPIDIVINVIDMNDNRPEFVHQIWNGTVDEGAKPGTFAMTVTAQDKDDPVTANGMLRYKILSQTPESPSSSMFTINNKTGKIITVAAGLDREKVPQYTLIIQATDMEGNPMYGLSNTATAVIRLMDVNDNAPEFTRETYHGEVPENRVNVIVANLTVTDKDEPGTPAWNAVYRVVSGDPTGRFSIPTDPVTNEGLVTVVKPIDFEINRSYMLTVVADNEVPLVSGIHRTRQSTATVSIRVIDVNESPNFDPNPKQIKLEEGLPQWSMLTTFTAHDPDRFMQQSIKYSKLFDPASWLEIDPNNGRISTIAVLDRESPYVRNNLYNATFMASDNGVPPASGTGTLQIYLLDINDNAPRVFPQEAEVCERPEPNAINITAVDGDLNPNAGPYAFDLPNRPSDIRRNWTLTRISGDHAQLSLKISYLESGIYEVPISITDSGNLPMSNTTFLRIKVCQCDHHGDCVDMERIMAAGLGTGAIIAILICIIILLVLVLMFVMWMKRRDKERQAKQLLIDPEDDVRDNILKYDEEGGGEEDQDYDLSQLQQPDTLEPDMIKPVGIRRLDERPMHSEPNYPIRSAAPHPGDIGEFIHEGLKAADTDPTAPPYDSLLVFDYEGSGSTAGSLSSLHSSSSGGDQDYDYLNEWGPRFRKLADMYGGNDD is encoded by the exons tGGATTTCGTGGACTGTGGCAGAGGTTCCGGCTTGCGCTTCGAGAGCGGAGACCCTGCAGATTTTCGGATAGAGGCAGACGGCACCGTATTCGCAGCAAGAACCCTGCTGCTCTCCGACAGGAAGGGGCGAGGCTTGGAGATTGAGGCCAAGGACGGGAAATCTCAGGAGCAGTGGCTGGTTCACGTAAACTTCACCCAGGCCAACCAG CTACCAGTGATAGTGTTTCCGAAGCACAGTGTGGTTGTCAAGGGCGACGGCAGTGTGAATCGTATGAAAAGAGACTGGGTCATTCCACCTGTCAATGTGCTGGAGAACTCTAGAAAACAATTCCCAGAAGAGCTAGTCAAA ATCCAGTCAGATAGAGATAAGACTAACACGCTGAGGTACAGTGTGACCGGGCCAGGTGCCGACCAAAACCCAAATGGTCTGTTTATCATCGACGCCATTTCAGGAACCCTGTCCGTTACCAAACCGCTGGACAGGGAACATATCCCCAACTTccat CTACGCGCTCATGCCGTGGACATTAACGGGAACCAGATGGAGAACCCCATCGACATAGTCATCAACGTTATCGACATGAATGACAACAGGCCCGAGTTCGTGCATCAGATCTGGAACGGAACCGTAGATGAGGGCGCCAAACCAG GTACTTTTGCGATGACCGTGACTGCCCAGGATAAAGATGACCCTGTTACAGCCAATGGAATGCTCAGATACAAGATTTTGTCCCAGACACCAGAAAGTCCCTCCTCAAGTATGTTCACTATCAACAATAAGACTGGCAAAATCATCACTGTAGCTGCTGGCTTGGATAGAGAG AAGGTGCCTCAGTACACCCTGATTATTCAGGCCACTGATATGGAGGGAAACCCCATGTACGGGCTGTCCAACACTGCTACTGCCGTCATACGTCTGATGGATGTCAATGACAACGCTCCAGAGTTCACCCGCGAGACT TACCACGGCGAAGTCCCTGAGAACCGTGTGAATGTGATAGTGGCAAATCTCACCGTGACAGACAAAGATGAACCGGGGACTCCGGCCTGGAATGCTGTGTACCGAGTCGTATCTGGAGATCCGACCGGACGCTTCTCCATCCCCACTGACCCCGTCACCAATGAGGGTCTCGTCACTGTCGTCAAG CCAATTGACTTTGAGATAAATCGATCATACATGCTGACTGTCGTGGCTGATAATGAGGTGCCTCTGGTGAGCGGGATCCATCGCACACGCCAGTCAACTGCCACCGTGTCCATACGCGTCATCGATGTGAACGAAAGCCCAAACTTCGACCCCAACCCCAAACAGATCAAACTGGAAGAGGGTCTTCCACAGTGGTCGATGTTGACGACTTTTACGGCACATGATCCAGACAGATTCATGCAGCAGAGTATTAA GTACTCCAAGTTGTTTGACCCCGCTAGTTGGCTGGAGATTGACCCCAACAATGGACGAATTTCTACTATTGCTGTTCTGGACCGAGAATCTCCCTACGTCAGAAACAACCTCTACAATGCCACATTCATGGCCTCAGACAACG GTGTGCCACCCGCGAGCGGGACAGGAACTCTGCAGATTTACCTGCTGGATATTAATGACAACGCTCCAAGAGTCTTCCCCCAGGAAGCGGAAGTTTGCGAGCGTCCGGAGCCCAACGCCATAAATATCACAGCGGTAGACGGAGATCTCAACCCAAACGCTGGGCCCTACGCCTTCGACCTGCCCAACCGACCCTCCGATATCCGCAGGAACTGGACGCTCACCCGAATCAGTG GTGATCATGCTCAGCTAAGTCTTAAGATCAGTTACCTGGAAAGCGGAATATATGAGGTGCCCATTAGCATCACAGACTCGGGGAACCTGCCCATGTCTAACACGACCTTCCTGCGCATCAAAGTGTGCCAGTGCGATCATCACGGCGACTGCGTGGACATGGAACGCATCATGGCCGCCGGGCTAGGCACTGGAGCCATCATCGCCATACTCATCTGCATCATCATTCTGCTCG TGCTGGTGTTGATGTTTGTTATGTGGATGAAGAGACGAGATAAAGAGAGACAGGCCAAGCAGCTCCTGATCGACCCAGAGGACGATGTGCGAGACAACATTCTCAAATACGATGAGGAAGGCGGTGGAGAGGAAGACCAG GACTACGATCTGAGTCAGCTGCAGCAGCCCGATACTCTGGAGCCAGACATGATCAAGCCCGTCGGGATCCGCCGTCTGGACGAGCGGCCCATGCACTCCGAGCCCAACTACCCCATCCGCTCGGCCGCGCCCCACCCCGGAGACATCGGAGAGTTCATCCACGAG GGTCTAAAGGCAGCCGACACGGACCCCACGGCCCCTCCGTACGACTCCCTGCTGGTCTTCGACTACGAGGGCAGCGGCTCCACGGCCGGATCGCTCAGCTCCCTTCATTCCTCCAGCAGCGGAGGCGACCAGGACTATGACTACCTCAACGAATGGGGCCCCCGCTTCCGCAAACTCGCCGACATGTACGGAGGGAATGACGACTAG